The region GCCCCAGGGTTACCGTGAGCCGGGCCTGGCCCCGCACAGGGCGATGGAGCCCCGGGGGTTGCCGTGAACCGGGCCTGGCCCCACTCAGGGTGATGGAGCCCCAGGGTTACCGTGAGCCGGGCCTGGCCCCGCTCAGGGTGATGGAGCCCCGGGGGTTGCCGTGAGCCGGGCCTGGCTccgcacggtcaccgtgccctCGGTTGCGGCTCCGGGGCGATGAAGCCCCAGGCGTTGCCGTGACCCGGGCTCGGCCCCGCACGGTCCCCGCACTCTCGGTACCGGCTCCGGGGcgatggagccccaggagctgcagtgagccgggcccggccccgctcagGGTGATggagccccaggggctgccgTGAGCCGGGCCCAGCCCCGGGAGCCCGAGGTTGCCGTgagccgggcccggccccgcacggtCCCCGCGCTCTCGGTGCCGGCTCCGGGGCCGTGGAGTTCCGGGGGTTTCTGTGACCCGGGACGGCGCTCAGGGAGCGGAGCCGCCTCCAGGGAGGCCGCGGCGGCCCTTGGAGCCCCGGGCAGCGCCAGGGCAGGGACGGAGCGAAGGTCACGGGCTCGCAGGCACCGGGACCAGCGCTCCCGACCTTTAAAACTAAAGCGAGGAAGGCGGAGCGCCGGCCGGGGTAAAGGATGGGTGAGTAcctggcaggcaggagggggTGTTGGAGAGCCCGGTTCATCCATGCACCATGTCAAAGACACCTCTGCAGAATGAATTTGGCCATAAAAACAGGGATTTTAGGTGATGGTAACTCCCCAGAGAATTTGCTGATGCGCCATTTCGTGTCATCCGGTGACAAGGAAGAAATGGCAGCGTTTTAACTTCAGGTGTTAGGATTAGAAGGAGAAATTTTGTGAGAGAGGTAGGAGAAAGCAGTAGCAGAGAAACTGAGTCATGCACAAATGAGAGTACACAGCAGGTACGCACATGGTAAACTTCATTTGAACTTGTTTACAAAATTGACAAAAAAATATCACCTTGTAAACTTATTCACATTTGTTGGAGCTCACAGAACTGGTTATACTGGCATGCTGAAATAAAGATTGTCAAGCCTCATCTCACCCTGGAGGACACACAAGTGAGTTGACCCCTTACAGCAGCAACAAACTCAGCAAGGAACAAGATTTAAAGCTTGCATCGGGAGGGAATTTCTCCAGCAGTTTTTGTACCACCAGGGAAAGGGCTGGGTCTGATTCCTGATGCTTCCTCAAAGCGAggagcaccagcacaggcagttTGGGTGGAATCTGAAAGCTGTGATGAGCTTTGGGTATCACCTCACCCAGTGCAGTCAAGGGCCATCAATTGCATCAGAAATGGAAGCAGTGGAGAAAAAGATGGAATTTATCAAGTAATACTTTGTCATTTCCTGAATTCAAAGGCCTCCAAAGAGCACGGACCCTGTTCCTAAATGGGACCAttcagggaaggagggagaaaggGCAGGAGGAGATAAGATGCACAGTACTTTTTTTACAGAAACAAAACTTAAGCATTTCCAAAATGACCAGCAGCTTAGCCCTCTGCCATCAAATGTGAGCTGCAAGACAGGAGCTTTCCCCAGCTCTAAACCACACTGCTCAACCTCAGCAACTGCAGGAGGACAAAATGGAAGTAACCTGAAAATATACTTGGATGCATTTTTTGGTAACCACTTCTGGTTTCACTCTCAGACCTCAGATTTCAGAAATGGAAGCACACAGACATTGTTATTTCTGAGATACCCACACATTTCAGTAACAGTCAGATCATAAATGATGAACAAGAATGacttaaaaataaaccagactTCATCAGTTGTATTCCAGGGAATGAACCAACACCATGCAAGCCTGGCCAGGAGCACCCTCCTTTGAAAAATCAGGGAAGAGCTTCAACTCTGCCCTCAAAGGCAggacagctcctgccagggctcaTCTCCAGCACAGATGAGTTAACAGAGTTAACATCACTAAACCCAGGAATATTTTTGGTATAGTGTCCCCTCCCCAACCCTCTGAACAGAAGCCCAACAGTGGGGACTGCATCAAACAACACAGTCCCAAATATTAAAGCAAGTACAGTTAATAGAAATAATCCTTCACTTTCTACACCCCAGGCTGCTTCAGAAAGCACTGTAACAAACAGGAATAAAACATTACAAAGATGAAATCTGATCTCTTTAGACTTTGAGGTACATTATCAGCAGTTGGGTTATCAGTCTCCAGAGTTAAAACAGATCCACCCTGTGTGACTGGACAGCACAGCGAGGTTCTTGGAAGACATTCCTGTTCTCCCTGGGGCAGTGTCCAAGGGATTCAGCTccacctccctgctctgaggggtccctgctgccagggctcccctgcctgggctggactGAGCAGACTCAGGGGGGGAAAATGAGTGGAGTGTGTATATAAATAATTCACAAACTGGTTTgtgcaaattttttttatttccacatTTATATCACAACGTGTCCACTTAAAGGACCAAATAGCAAAGTTGCTCCCTTCTGCATCCCAGGAACACAGAAGTCTAGTTACTGTACATTCACTAAGGCTCTTTGTTTTTGCAAATTGCGTTTATGATGGATATCCATAAGGCAAACAATATCTAAAGGAATGGTAACAAGTATATTTCCAGCATACAAACAGGCTTCCTTTTTCCCTCTCACAGTACAGTTACAAACTTGTAGCACCCTCATTACATTTAGATTCTagaaaaggtgatttttttttcttttttttttttctttttgtctttttgttttttttgtctttttgttttttacctATAAGTttgcaggaagggaaaaggaggaaaaatatttggCTGGTGGTGGTGGGATCAAAAAATATCGTTAAACATCTAGTTTTTGCAGCATTTCTCAGAGACTGGATTTAAACTGAAACCAGACTAAAATATGTGGATGCCTATGGAATGTTGAGCTGAAGCTGGTGGCCCAGCCTGCAGTGCAACACCTGCTGTTTAAAACCCAATCTCCGTACCACATGACTCTTAAATAACGCAATCATGTTCAGAGATGTGATAGAAATAAAACTACAGTTTTTGCACATTGTCTCTCGAATATCTCACTgccaaataaaaacccaaatcaaGTCAAATAAATAGATGCATATTTTGTTAAGGTAACttccacaattttttttttttttctctgtaccTGCCTGTAATAAGATTCCGGCATTCAGAAAGTGCTGGAAATCCTCTTCACTTCTTGGGGACTAACACTTTTTATAGCTGGCTCGCTATAAGAGTTTTAAACTCAACTGATCAAACCTTCGTATGCCTTCCTTTTGCAATTGTTAGTAAACTGGTAGCAGCATTTCACAAAAAGGAGAATTtaaaggaaggagctggaaaggcccagctccctccccccCTCTGCTCGTGGGGCCTGTTTGTCCAGGACAGGAggctctctccagctggaagTGGCATCGTGTCTGCCAGTTCTGCTAAGTGCAGGTGTACAAAGCGTGCTCAGCAGAACTGCTCTCAGTCTAGGCAGACGTAAGGCAGGATGTTCAATCTCCCATCATCCCCGTGTGGATCTAAGGATATGCACTGTGTCCAATCATACCAGTTACCCTGTGTGTCATAACAACCGTTCACGCCCGGCCAGTTGTGGTCACGTATTCTGTCGAGGTCATCGCCCGTGACCTCTCTGGTGACCCCAGGCAAGTCTGTAGGTTTGCTGTTAGGAGCTAGAACGTGAGTCTTTCTAGCCTCTTTTCTAGTGCTTTCCTCCTGCTTTAAATACTCAGACATGAAGTAGTGAGCTCCTGGAGTCTGTACTCCTGATGAAGACAGCAAGCTACTCTGTCTGTTTAAATATGACTGAATGATTTCATTTCTGGACAACTCTTTCCAGTTCGTTTGTTCAAAGGGGCTTTGCAGGTTGGGtttttgctcctgcttttccGTTTCTGTCCTGTGCTGTTCAGTAAGTGCAGGGATTTCTACCTGCAAAGGATCTTTCGGTGTTAAAGGTTTTATCTGTCCTGTCATGGGATCAAAAGtgagttttctctcttttaacCTCACAGGTTTCACACCCCCTTCTATCACGTGCCCATCCAAGTTGACTGTATAGTCTCTGGGTCGGtaccttttcttctttttgctaTCAGACCCTGAAGCAGCATCATCACTGTCCATTCTGGAAGTGTCCTGTGGGAAGCCCGTGTGTGATTCCCCGGGGTGGCCTTTGCAGCCGGGGGCCGTGTGCTGCTgaagtgtccctgctgtgtgcctgtgctggccctcGGgggctccctgctgctcctgccagtgctgtgccacCTCGGGGGCCGCCTGAGGAGGGAACTCCAGTCTCTTGGCCGGCATGGGAGGCGTGGATGGTTGCATCAGGGATGGAGGCGGCGACGGCACCGGCGCGGCGTCCGCGAACTGAGACCTTTGAGATGGACTGGGCATCGAATCCTTTGGTGAGTACGTGGTGTGCTGCCGAGCAAAAGCATCATGCCTAACGTTCCTGGGGCTAAAGGAGGAGCAGCGTGGGCTCTTGGGCTGGTGGGGGCCCGTGGCTTCTTCTGATTTCTCATGCTGCTGAAGCACTGCAGTCTTTAGTAACGAGGAAGTGCTTGAAGGTTTTACAAGTCCTGGAGAACTGGTGTGAGGTTTTACAGCGTTTACTGGGATCTTATTGTGTTTATCGTTTTCACTGAGATCTGTCCTGCTGCTTTCGGGCCCTGCATGTAGGTTTATGTCTACAGGACTAGGAAAATTTTCAGGACTACCTCCAATTCCATTGGTTGGAGGGGGTGAAGAGTTTTGTAATACTTCATGACTAGCTTTGGAGACCTTTGGGGGAGGAGGGCCCTGATGCCCATCCCTGTGATCACCTTTCCTTTTCCTATTTCCCAgtttctctggttttggagaATTGAGTTTCTGGATATCATTCCTGCTTTTCAGTTCGCTGATGGGCTTGGCGCCGGGCACAGCAGGAAGTTGGGAGTCTGGTTTGCAGTTGTGGGCACCTCCATTTGCTGATCCTGGCGGGTTGGGCAGCCCCCTTGGCACTGGCTCGTTCTGGGTTACGGGTTCTATCAACTTCTGCCAATTCCTCAGCAATTTCTTGGCACGTTTGGCAAGTTCCTCATTGGATGTCTTCTTCCTCACCTCATTGATAAGCCTCCCGAGTCTGGTTTCCTACAAAGACAGACAAGGTGGTTTACAAACATGTATCATGCCAAGCCAAATCCTTAAGGAATGGTTCTGCCTTGTAATGCTCACCCCTGAGAAACACCTGGTTAAAAACACTAAAGATTTAAGTGTTGAATTAATGTTTTTGGAAAGGATTTTGGAAAGGATTTTGGAAAGGATTTTGGAAAGGCCAGTGTTCTGCCACATGAAACTGATTGCAGGTTTCAAGTCATGCTGTCTTTATTCCCTGGTaaaagcaggagagctgggaaaaacatcaggaaggaattttttaatgagaaataaCCTTTAAGAATAAGGGTGCAGGTTCAGATTCGAGGGGAAATGCAGCACCCAAAGGTGTGTGTTTATCACAAGGGAAGTGAAAGATCTGCAGAGAGAGCCAAGAGAAAAGAATTCCAGGATCTTTGCCTGTTACAGCAACTTGTTAACAATAAAAATTTCCATTTGACAAACCTGACTACCAGGTGTGAGTTGGGTCCTACCTTTTTCCTCcacctctctcctctcccttcaTTCCCCAGCCTCGTGGAAATGTATGAAAAAGCCATTTAAACAACATTCCCAGGGAGTCCCAAGGTGGTTTCGTGAGCGGAAGGAAGTGTTTGATTGTTCCCAAAGCACATTTGAAAACAAAGAACTGTTCCACAAGTCAGATTTCTTAAGGAAAGTACTTCAAAGGAGACCACAGACCAGACTGTGAGAGAAATATGCAACCTGTTGTCATAGATATGTTGAAATACAGGTGGAGTTGTAATTAAGCAACAGTTAAAAGCAAGAACACCGCTAATTTCAATACAAggagtgaaaaagaaatatataattCACCCAGAAAACCTCTTTGGACTGTTTCTACAAGTGACCAGTGAGAGTTCAGCTCTCTCTACACCTGACCTCACCACAAATATCAGGCCTTGAAATCTGCTTATCTGCATTTAagattaattttcctatttcagATTTTAGGTGTTTTGTCACCAAATGTCTACAAAGGTGACCAGAAGTGCAGGGTGATATTGCTGAGTACAACAGAATTAATCAGTGGCAAGTGATGATTAATGTAGTGCCCTGCACAAACAGGAACTGTGCTGCCCAGAATACTGATCTGGGCCCAGAAAGGATCCCTGTGTTCAGCGAGATGACAAAATAATATCTTAATTGTGAATCCTTTGCAATCCATCTATTGTTTCCAGAAAAGCTCGGATGGAAATTGGAAAGGCAGGGCAAAGTCCttttatacatttaaaaaaatcatgttcAGAGGGTGACATACCTCAAGTGCCTCTTTGGTAATGGGATATTTCTCCAGGCTGGAGATCacttccagcactgccaccatGTTATGGATCTGCAACAAGGAAGACAAAGTCACTTCATGTTTCATGTACTGGTCTTAGTTAACAAATGTAATTTAAGACCTTCCACTTTATAATTGCTGGGAGCATTAATCACAAACTGCTATCAGACTGTCTGGCTTTAGGGAGCTGATTGTTCAAGGAATAGGGACAAGGACACTTTTACTGACCTAGTTGGAAACTGCAGGAGCTGTAACAAACACCCTCTTATGTAAAACCCAAGGAAACAGTGGCAATAAAACTGAGAAACAAAGTTCTGAGACCCCTCTGCAAATCATCAATTACCTGTGCACACCTAATGGGAgcaagagcaggagcagcagtgggaatgTGGAGCTGAACCCTTCCATGTGGAGCTCCCTCCTCCACTGCAGACTGACCCAGGCCACTGCTCTGCAGTCCATTCCCAGAACCACCTTTCCTGATGGGAAATCCCACTTTTCCTGGGATTCCTCTGCACACAGGAGTCCCAGCCTGCAGGTCCCTCCttggggcagggctggtgtcCCCAGACCatcagctggggctggccatgGGGAGGAGGAAGTGCACAAACCCTCATCCCCTCAGGAGGTGAGCATCAGGTTCTCTGATCACATCCTCAGCACATGTGGGATTTGAATGGTTCCCATCATTGGTTTCCACTGCATGTTTTAGGGGTAaacatggcagggctgggttggacttTTTAATCTTGGAgagcttttccaacccaaaccagtttATGATCCTA is a window of Agelaius phoeniceus isolate bAgePho1 chromosome 29, bAgePho1.hap1, whole genome shotgun sequence DNA encoding:
- the MED26 gene encoding mediator of RNA polymerase II transcription subunit 26 isoform X3, translated to MAFSYISTRLGNEGRGERWRKKETRLGRLINEVRKKTSNEELAKRAKKLLRNWQKLIEPVTQNEPVPRGLPNPPGSANGGAHNCKPDSQLPAVPGAKPISELKSRNDIQKLNSPKPEKLGNRKRKGDHRDGHQGPPPPKVSKASHEVLQNSSPPPTNGIGGSPENFPSPVDINLHAGPESSRTDLSENDKHNKIPVNAVKPHTSSPGLVKPSSTSSLLKTAVLQQHEKSEEATGPHQPKSPRCSSFSPRNVRHDAFARQHTTYSPKDSMPSPSQRSQFADAAPVPSPPPSLMQPSTPPMPAKRLEFPPQAAPEVAQHWQEQQGAPEGQHRHTAGTLQQHTAPGCKGHPGESHTGFPQDTSRMDSDDAASGSDSKKKKRYRPRDYTVNLDGHVIEGGVKPVRLKERKLTFDPMTGQIKPLTPKDPLQVEIPALTEQHRTETEKQEQKPNLQSPFEQTNWKELSRNEIIQSYLNRQSSLLSSSGVQTPGAHYFMSEYLKQEESTRKEARKTHVLAPNSKPTDLPGVTREVTGDDLDRIRDHNWPGVNGCYDTQGNWYDWTQCISLDPHGDDGRLNILPYVCLD
- the MED26 gene encoding mediator of RNA polymerase II transcription subunit 26 isoform X1: MTAAPAPSPQQIRDRLLQAIDPQSNIHNMVAVLEVISSLEKYPITKEALEETRLGRLINEVRKKTSNEELAKRAKKLLRNWQKLIEPVTQNEPVPRGLPNPPGSANGGAHNCKPDSQLPAVPGAKPISELKSRNDIQKLNSPKPEKLGNRKRKGDHRDGHQGPPPPKVSKASHEVLQNSSPPPTNGIGGSPENFPSPVDINLHAGPESSRTDLSENDKHNKIPVNAVKPHTSSPGLVKPSSTSSLLKTAVLQQHEKSEEATGPHQPKSPRCSSFSPRNVRHDAFARQHTTYSPKDSMPSPSQRSQFADAAPVPSPPPSLMQPSTPPMPAKRLEFPPQAAPEVAQHWQEQQGAPEGQHRHTAGTLQQHTAPGCKGHPGESHTGFPQDTSRMDSDDAASGSDSKKKKRYRPRDYTVNLDGHVIEGGVKPVRLKERKLTFDPMTGQIKPLTPKDPLQVEIPALTEQHRTETEKQEQKPNLQSPFEQTNWKELSRNEIIQSYLNRQSSLLSSSGVQTPGAHYFMSEYLKQEESTRKEARKTHVLAPNSKPTDLPGVTREVTGDDLDRIRDHNWPGVNGCYDTQGNWYDWTQCISLDPHGDDGRLNILPYVCLD
- the MED26 gene encoding mediator of RNA polymerase II transcription subunit 26 isoform X2 — its product is MVAVLEVISSLEKYPITKEALEETRLGRLINEVRKKTSNEELAKRAKKLLRNWQKLIEPVTQNEPVPRGLPNPPGSANGGAHNCKPDSQLPAVPGAKPISELKSRNDIQKLNSPKPEKLGNRKRKGDHRDGHQGPPPPKVSKASHEVLQNSSPPPTNGIGGSPENFPSPVDINLHAGPESSRTDLSENDKHNKIPVNAVKPHTSSPGLVKPSSTSSLLKTAVLQQHEKSEEATGPHQPKSPRCSSFSPRNVRHDAFARQHTTYSPKDSMPSPSQRSQFADAAPVPSPPPSLMQPSTPPMPAKRLEFPPQAAPEVAQHWQEQQGAPEGQHRHTAGTLQQHTAPGCKGHPGESHTGFPQDTSRMDSDDAASGSDSKKKKRYRPRDYTVNLDGHVIEGGVKPVRLKERKLTFDPMTGQIKPLTPKDPLQVEIPALTEQHRTETEKQEQKPNLQSPFEQTNWKELSRNEIIQSYLNRQSSLLSSSGVQTPGAHYFMSEYLKQEESTRKEARKTHVLAPNSKPTDLPGVTREVTGDDLDRIRDHNWPGVNGCYDTQGNWYDWTQCISLDPHGDDGRLNILPYVCLD